One region of Maylandia zebra isolate NMK-2024a linkage group LG10, Mzebra_GT3a, whole genome shotgun sequence genomic DNA includes:
- the LOC101469279 gene encoding uncharacterized protein LOC101469279 translates to MKLSLVLSAFCLLTTVFLCGGETSTSIAPKTTASTNVFSTTTDSPSSTTTDRPSSTTTDRPSSTTTDRPSSTTTDRPLSTTTDSPSSTTTDAASNTTTIIPTIITNSTESVPTTEIVQESNSGLSPGAIAGITIGSIAGVGAVGGGIFGLLKYTGKI, encoded by the exons ATGAAGCTGAGTCTTGTTCTATCGGCTTTTTGCCTTCTTaccacag TATTTCTGTGTGGAGGAGAGACATCAACTAGCATCGCACCAAAAACCACTGCCTCAACTAACGTATTCAGCACGACCACAGACAGCCCATCCAGCACGACCACAGACAGACCATCCAGCACGACCACAGACAGACCATCCAGCACGACCACAGACAGACCATCCAGCACGACCACAGACAGACCATTAAGCACGACCACAGACAGCCCATCCAGTACGACCACAGACGCCGCAtccaacaccaccaccattaTCCCCACCATTATAACTAATTCTACTGAATCAGTTCCTACAACTGAGATTGTTCAGGAATCCAATTCAGGGCTTTCACCGGGCGCTATAGCGGGCATCACCATCGGCTCCATTGCCGGTGTGGGAGCAGTCG GTGGTGGTATCTTTGGTTTATTGAAGTACACAGGGAAGATCTAA